A stretch of DNA from Campylobacter gracilis:
GTCGGGCGCAGCAACAAACAGGGCTTTTGCTACTTTTTGATCGAGGATAAAACCGCTCTTACGCAGGACGCGCTAAAACGGCTCGTAGCGCTTGAGAGCAACTCATTTTTGGGTAGCGGCTCGGTGCTAGCGTATCACGATCTGGAGATTCGTGGCGGCGGAAACCTACTCGGAGAGGCGCAGAGCGGGCATATCGAAGCGATCGGCTACTCGCTTTATCTAAAGATGCTCGAAGAGGAGATCGGCAAGCTGCTAAGCAGAAAGAGCGCCGCTGCGAGCGTGGAGCTTAAAATTTCCGTAAACGCCTTTTTAAACTCGGAATTTATCAGAGAGGATCGCCTGCGCTTGGATCTTTACAGGCGGCTTAGCAAGTGCGCCGAGGCGAGCGAAGTGCTTGAAATTTTCGGTGAGATCGAGGATCGCTTCGGGCGCGCGGATATCTACACCAAGCAATTCATCGACGTGATGATGATTAAGGTTTTGGCTACGAAGCTTGGCTTGCGCGTGATTTCGAGCATGGACGAAAATATCTTGATCACCCTTGCAAACGGCGATAAGGTGCGATTAAAGGCGCAGACGCGCGATGATGACGACGTGATAAACGAAATTTTAATCTATCTGCGAAGGGAGCTAAAAAATGCGAACTTGCGATGAAAATATCAAAAAAAGCGCGAGCAAAAGTAGAAGTGAAGAGTTGAATTTAGCCGCGGCGAGCGGTTTAAATTTAGCGCCGCAAGCCGTCCTAAAAAGCGCGCAGAGCGACGCCAGTGAGCAAATTTATTTCAGCGATTTTAGCGCGATTGATTGGCGCACGGCGCAGGTCGCCGTCTTTCGCGCGAGCAAAAAGGCGCTAAAGATCGTCCGTGACATCGATTTTACCGATCTTGACGCGCTCGTGGGGCTAGAGAGCCAAAAATCGGCTCTTATAAAAAACACGGGCGCTTTCCTGCGCGACTGCAGCGCCAACCACGTACTTTTGTGGGGCGAGAGCGGCTGCGGCAAATCAAGCCTTGCGAAGGCGGTTTTTTCTAAATTTATCCCGCAAGGCCTTAAGATCATCGAGATCGGCAGGGACGATCTGGGCTATCTCGTGGATATAATCGACGCGATCCGCGAAAGGAATTTTAAATTTATCATCTTTTGCGACGATTTGAGTTTTGAGCTTGGCGAGAGCGGCTACAAGCACCTTAAGCCGCTGCTAGAAGGATCCTTAGAGCGCGCGCCGCGCAACGTGCTGATGTATGCGACGTCCAACCGCCGCCACATCGTAGGCGAATGCACAAGCGATAATGACGCCGCGCAGATCAGCCGCGGCGAGCTGCACCTAAGCGACGCGGCGAACGAGCGAATCAGCCTGAGCGAGCGCTTCGGGCTGCAACTAAGCTTTTACGGCGGGAGCATGCGGGAGTATTTAGGGATCGTAGATGCCTATTTTGCGGCTGCGCAAGGTATGAGCGCGGCAGAATTTCGCTTGAGCTTTGCCGCAAATTTAGATGCGCTGCACGCAAAGGCAAGGGAGTTTGCGATGCTTCGCGCAAGCCGCAGCGGCCGCGCGGCAAAGCAGTTTTTCTTGAGCTTTGGCGAGGAATTTTTTGCAAATTTAAAAGGCGGCGACAGATGAATACGGCGCGCGAATTTAAATTTGGCGTAAATTTTATCGCCGTGCTAGAGTGCATGCGGAAAATCGCCGCCGCCGCGCAAAATTTTAGAAACGATGCCAGAAATTTAGGAGAAGCGAAATGAGCGCGACCGAGCTTTTTATCGCGCTTTTTCGCGCCGTGGAAATTAAGGATTTTCGCTGGTGGCCCGAGTTTGGAAGCTTTGAGGTGGTCGTGGGGGCGATTTTGATCCAAAATACGGCGTGGCGTAATGCCGATGCGGCACTGCAAAACCTGCGTAGCAAGGGGCTTTTGAGCCTAGATGGGATCGCTGGGCTAGATAAAGCGGAGCTTGCGGAGATC
This window harbors:
- a CDS encoding ATP-binding protein produces the protein MDWRTAQVAVFRASKKALKIVRDIDFTDLDALVGLESQKSALIKNTGAFLRDCSANHVLLWGESGCGKSSLAKAVFSKFIPQGLKIIEIGRDDLGYLVDIIDAIRERNFKFIIFCDDLSFELGESGYKHLKPLLEGSLERAPRNVLMYATSNRRHIVGECTSDNDAAQISRGELHLSDAANERISLSERFGLQLSFYGGSMREYLGIVDAYFAAAQGMSAAEFRLSFAANLDALHAKAREFAMLRASRSGRAAKQFFLSFGEEFFANLKGGDR